TGTTAAATACGCCTACGCTGGAGGGACCCTCTATAGGAGGTCGTATTTGTCTCCCTGGCTAAAGTGCGTAACTCCTGAGGAGGGCGACTATGTCCTCCGAGAAGTTCACGAAGGCCTGTGCGCAGCACATGTGGGGTCCCGAGTGTTGGCCAAAAAATGCCTGTTTCTAGGCTACTACTGGCTTTCGGTATTTCGGGATGCCGCGGCTCTTGTTCAGAAATGCCGAGCTTGCCAGGTGCATGCCCCGCTACGTCACCAACCCACTAAGGAGATGGTCCCCATCCACAGTCCTTGGCCCTTTGCCCAGTGGGGAGACCTCCTGGGTCCCTTTCCCCGGGCTCCCGGAAGATACGAACACCTCGTGGTAGCCATCGACTATTTCACAAAGTGGATGGAGGCTGAACCCCTGGCCACTATCTCTGGAAAGGCAATTCAGAAGTTCTTCTGGAAGAACATAGTCTGCCGCTTCGAGATCCCGCATGTCTTGATATCCGACAATGGGCGACAGTTCGCCGAAAACCCCTTCAGGAGCTGGTGCACCGAGCTCGGGATTAGCCAACATTTCACCTCGGTCGGTCATCCCCAGGCCAACGGCCAAGTGGAAAACGTCAACCGAACCATCCTGCGAGGACTGAAGACTAGGTTGGAACTAGCCCGGTCTAATTGGCTAGAGGAACTCCCTAGCGTCCTCTGGGCTTACCGCACTACGCCAAGGACGGTCACTCATGAGATCCCGTTTTCCCTGACTTATGGGGTAGAAGCGATGGTGCCCGCAGAGATCGGCCTCCGCTCGCCTCGGACACAGAACTTCGTTGCGACAGCCAACGAAGAAGAACTGAGGTGCCACTTGGACATGCTGGAGGCCAAACGCGAGGAAGCCGCGATACGGATGGTTAAGTATAAAAGCCAGCTCGCCCGCTACCACAACGCGAAGGTGAGGAACACGCAGTACCAACCGGGTGACCTCGTCTTAAGAAAGAACTCAGTCAGTCAAGCTCATAGTTCCCACAAGCTCGACCCAAACTGGGAGGGGCCGTACAAAGTCCTGGAAACGAGTCGAACTGGTTACTGCAAGCTTGCGAGATTAGATGGAATTGAGGTACCCCGCACTTGGCACTTCTCGAACTTGCGATTGTTTGTAGGATAGACTGAGCCAGGGTATCTTACTGTATTCTTTGAAATCCTCATACAAATTCATCATTAAATAAATACTCGCCTCTAATTTTACTGTTTACTTTTTAAGTTTAAATCTTACACTAGCACACTCAGACAATACTAAGTGTCCTAGTGGGGGGCCCTGAGTggtgatgaatggtaatggatGGAATGCCTCTCAAGTCCCTGAGTGGTGATGAATGGTACTGGATGGAATGCGTCTCAAGTCTGAGAGCTTGacgctcgacccaggaggtcggcaggatcgttctttaaaattttgacgctcgacccaggaggtcggcatgGATCACCTTTAAAATTTTGACGCttgacccaggaggtcggcatgGCTGCCCTTAAAGTTTAGTGCtcggcccaggaggtcggcacatTGGGGATTAGACTGATGTAGCTTGTTGATGCCTTAGTCTGTTGTCTTTGACAATTTGATTGTTAGCTTAAAATTTGATAGGTGCTCGACCCGAGAGGCCGGCACATCGTCTTGGCGAATCAGTTCGGTGTTCTACCCAGGTGGTCGGCAGGCCACTTCGATTATTAAGGTTCGTCGCAAGCGAAAATTGAAAGTCAAAATTAGGCAGTTTTCATTGAATGCTAATTCATATATACACtcaaaacctatctattacatagccTACCGAGCTATAAAAGAATAGGAAAACCCAGCAATGTACAGCTCAGCCCCTCTTTTCCCGACCGCCTTTTTCTTGCGGGCGACCTGCTTGAGCGCGGGAGTTGAGGGTACACCTTAAACATGCTGAGGGGCGTGTGGGGAAGGCTATTCAAAAAGATATCTATGGAGATCATGAACTGCGGGGCATTGAAACCTATTCACTTCGAATGGTCTTTCAAGTGCATTGCTGGAGCATGATCACATCCTTATAAGAAGATGGAAAGGGTTTCTGGAGTGGCCGCTACCCTAAGCCACCGGCTCCTTCCCGGGAGCCTCGTCCTCCTCCAAGGAAACCTAAGCCAGCTCAGCCCCCACATCGCTCCTGCCTACCAGGTCCTTCAGGGCATGCCCCTTGCTGTACCCATCGAAGAGCCAATCTAGCTTCTCCTCGGCGGCGGAGTTGTAGTCCTTGAACGCGGCCAAGTCGAAGCTAGGCAGGTTGAGACCCTTCACCTGGTCCAGGGCCCGCGTGAAGCCGACCTGGAGGATGGGCTGGTTGAGGAGGGCCACATCCTCGGCAAACTGTTCGGAGAAGATGAACTCCCGAACAGCCTTCTTGCGCTCCAGGTTGACGGAGCCGGAGAGCTCGATGACGTGGTCCGCCTTCAGCTACTCCACGCCCGTCCTCTCCTGATCCAGCTCTGACCTTATGGAGGCGAGCTGGACTTGAGCCATCTCCAACTCCTTCTCGGCCTTGCCCAACTTGGCCTTAAGGGAGTCCGTCTCCTTAAGGGCATGGGCAAGCTTTTGCTCTGTCTCCCGACTCTTTTTCTACAGTTTCTCAAAGTCGAGAGACAACTCGGAGAAGCGGGTTGTCAGGGCGGCTCCAGCAGCATTGGCCtgaggagaagaaagaagaagttAGCACATTGCGCGACTTAGCCGAAAAGCGGGGACACAACTGGCCTAAGGGATAGGGAACTCACTTGAGCTTGGGCGGTGAAGTACATATCCTGGAGCTCGGATGGACTGACGATCTCCATCCACCTCTTGTCGCGAGGGAGGACCGAGCCCGCAACCAACTCGCGAGCCACCTCGGGAAATTAGGCTCGGTCGTTGATGGAAAGCTCCCAGGACGGGCAGAAGCGACGGGGGTCGTGCATAGAGGGGGCCTGGCCCGGCTTGACAGGGGCCACATGGCGGAAATGCCACAAGGTGGGGGGAGGCGTCTCCCCGGCGTGCTCCTCGGCGGAGCCAAATCCCAGGTGGACAGGGCCCCCCGACGTCAATAGGAGAGGGCGCTGTGTTGGAGCTGGCATGAGCTTCTTCCCGGGTTGGGAAGGCTCGTCCCCTCGGCCCCTCTTCTGTCCTGTCGCCTTCTTTTTGCTGGCGACCTGCTTGGAGGGGGACTGAAACTGGGATGCCTTCTTCTGGGGAGCCGAGCTGCCCCCAGGAGTCGGAGAGGCCTCAGAGGTCTTCTGGGCGGCCTCTGGCTGTGGAGTTAGGGTGGTCGGCTCGGAAGGCGCGCCCAACAGTTTGGAAAGCCTCCTCACTGCAGCAAATGTCACCAAGTTAGCAGAAACAGGTTGGTAAGGAAAAAAGGAAGAGGATAACAGGCAATAGGAGCACGGGGGCGGCATTACAGTCGTTGTAGTTGAGAGGGGAGAGCTCCACTTCTCCAGGGGACCCGGACAACGTCCCCATCAGCCCGGCCGCAGAAATCTGCTCGGTGGAGAACCTGGTGGCATAGAGCTTCACCTTAGAACTCACCAGCAGCTGAGGGCCTCGGCGTCCAAGTCCCCCGGGTAGGGGTCGGAGACGACCTCCCCAACCTTCCACACATTGGGAGGAAAATGCGTGGATTTAACGAAGAAGAAATCCCCCTTCCAGTTTTTTACGGAAGAAGGGACCCCGAAAAGCAGATCCTGGATGCCCTTCCCACCCCGAACTTTACTAGTCGTTCGGCGGGAGAAATAGTACCACCGAGGAAGGGAGAGCTTGAGGGTATAGGAAGCTcggaagagagaaagagagtagGGAATGGAGCAGATTTGGTAGTAGATCAGGAACCCAATGATAATCTTGATCGAATTGGGATGGACCTGGGTGATTCTGAACCCCCAGTAGCTCAGGATCTCAGCCAGGGCTGGAGGAATTGGGAGACGGAGCCCTGCGACCAGCTGCTCCCTATAGATGGCTATGAAGCCGGAGGGAGGTCGGCTAGCTCGGTCATCGGGCCCGGCAGACCCTGGCTCGAAAGCCGGAGGACTGGAAAAGGAGCTGACCAGCTCGGCGACCCCCCCGGGTGAGAGGGTAACCTCTTGCTGGTCAGGTTGACCGTAGTCAAGTTCAGGATTATCCCCCTGCACAGGGGCAGGGGTCCCCTCTGAAGAATCCCTATCCTCGCCTGCCCCACCCTGGGCTCCGCCAGGGGAGTCATGTGAGGACTTGggggaaggaatggaagtggcCTGCTGATCGATGAAAGTATCAAGCTCGGCCGCCTCCTCCAACATGCGAACTAAAGGAGAATGGGCAGATGGAGAACTCATGATATCAATAGGCTCGAGCAGATCAGGAATGTGGAAGTTGGGATTAGAAGCAGAGGAAGAAtagagaggaggaggaggagaggatgaagatgaagatgaggaCGAAGACGAAGAAGAAATGAGGATTCTGGGGGCTCTATGATGGGCTGGAATTTGGGATGCGGTGGAGGTAATGTCGAAACGATCCGACATAAAATGCAGAAGGTggtgaaggagaaaagagaaagtgcgaaggaggaggaagaaggacTTACTGGTGAACGGAATGGGGAGAAGATGGAGGAACCGCCGGAGTCTGGATACTGTAAGCCGGAAGCCTCGTCGCTGGGATTTCTGGGAATGAGAAAATGCACgaagagaagaaaatggcaAATAGAGTCTGAGAAAATCTGGAAATCCCTATTTATAGGGAGCAAAATGGGGGGAAACGGCTGCTTGAATTTGAACTGCCCCATGTGAACGCATTTAAGAACGGTACGGAGATCGAAGAGACGCGACAACTGAAAGGACGCGGGCGCAGCTTTTCAATGACAGCACTGTACCGGAGGTGACCATGGCAGAGCAGTGCGACGCTGGGCTCCCACGTGGCAAGGGTATAGATTAGGTCTACCTGGAAGCCCTACCTAATCTAGGGGGGGCTAGTGCAGAGGCCCCGTCCTAGGCCAAGACACGTGGCAGCCCAAGAAGGCCAGAGTTGGGCTCGGACCCCAGGCCCATGGCAACCACCTTGGGACACGCCGCTGCTAGGGCTCCCTGGGAGTTCGGAAAACAATCCCGCAGAGGGCGGGGAGAATCCCCCTCAGCGCGGGATTGAGTTTATACTGGGTAAGCCccgaaacgtacggaggtcggactctCAAACAGGTATAAATAATAACGCACACCGACTGCATAAGGTACGCACACTATTGGCAAAGCATTCCCAACTGTTTTTCTCTCAGTAAATTCCCCTCATCGGAAAACTAACGTGATCGTCAGAGTGCCCTCGGGGACCACCTCAGGGCTCCTCTGCTAGTCAACCTATAGACTCCTTCTCGTTTATTTTGCAGGGCTTGGACACGCTTTCATCATCAGCACGCCGAActcatcaggtcagctcggtccGGGGAAGCTCAGCGCTTCTTCAATGATGCAATAGCCGATGGTGTCGATATTTTATCAGTATCAGCTGGTATTGTAACTAGAAAAGACTTTTTAACTGACCCCATTACTATTGGAGCATTTCACGCAGTTGAGAAAGGCATTCTTGTTGTCTGCTCTGCTGGAAATCGTGGCCTTGAAGAAAACTCGATTGTGAATGTTGTTCCTTGGGTTCTAACTGTAGGTGCATCCACCATTGACCGGTTTTTTGAGTCAAACGTTGTGCTAGGCAACAACAAAGTGATCCAGGTAAGTAATGAACTTATGCTCCTTCTTCATTGTTGGAGGGAAATGAAGGACTTTGCCTTTGTTTAAATCTTCAAGTTTGTTCGTTAACGTGTCAAGCTTTCAACACGCAATCTTCAAGATTTCTTTGACATTTCAGTAGTGTAAACTCTAGGATTTAATTCAGCAAACATGTTTGATCAATTTCAGGGAGGAGGAATTCATTTTGCTAATATCAAAAGGTCTCCAGTGTATCCTGTGATTGATGCCCGTTCAGCCAAGGATCCTAGTGAAACTTCAGAATCCTCCGCAAGGTATAAAATATTGAACTTCATAATTAGTTTTCTATCCTGGTCATTGGAAATTATTGTAAAACTGACAAGGAGTTGTTTTAGTAATTGTTTCCCTGAATCATTAGATAAAAGTAAAGTCAAAGGGAAGATTGTTCTCTGTGAAGATTACCTTGAAGAAAGTTCTGACGAAGAGAGGCTTCAGACTGTAATAAGCCTAGGCGGTGTTGGTGTGATACTAATTAATTATGATGAAAAAACTGTAGCCTCCATCTATGGTTCTTCTCCAATGACCATAATTACCTTCCAGGATGCCGATGAGATTAGATCTTATATCAACTCAACCAGGTAACGACGATGTCGACAACTAGTAAGGAAGgaacaataaaaggaaaagaaaaaagaatgaacTCCTTCAAAGAGAAAAAATACTACCACTCCAATATGAAATTTCTTTCTCTAGctaatttcattttggaattTTCAAGGAATCTTGTGGCAACTATATTACCAACTGTAGTTGTAGATAAATACAAGCCTGCTCCAGCAGTGGCCTACTTCTCAGGTACAGGGCCTATATATCGTAATTATAACCTTATCAAGGTAAAACATCTATCCCTTTCTTCAATCTCTGTTTATTATCACCATTCACCATGTAGAGAAACTGGTAAATGATATCCTTCAATCACAATGCACTTGCAGCCTGATGTTGTAGCACCAGGAGTTGACATTCTTGCAGCATGGCCTTCAAATGAAACAAAAACAACACCACCCTTCAACATAGTTTCAGGAACTTCAATGGCCACCCCCCATGTATCTGCAATTGCAGCAACAGTCAAATCCAAGTATCCTTCTTGGAGTCCTTCTGCAATCAAATCAGCTATAATGACTACAGGTTGGTAACTTCTTGTTTTAAAGCAAATCCTGGTGATTGAGTCTCTGAAAGATCATTGTAACATACCTCTACTTCATCTTGATCCTCAGCAATTCAGACAGACAATCTCAAGGCCCCCATAAAAAATAATAACGGTAATCCAGCAACCCCATATGACTTTGGTTCAGGGCAAGTGAGCTTGTCAGGTCCATTGCAACCAGGGCTAGTTTATGACACTGAAGTAATCGACTACCTACAGTACCTTTGCAACAGCGGCTACAACACATCACAGATAAAACTCATTTCATCAAACCTTCCGGCTGATTTTTCTTGCTCAAGTAACTCTAGTGAAGAACAGATGTCCAACTTGAACTACCCATCAATAGCCGTCTCTTATTTTTATGGTCATAAAAGCATCAAAGTAAAAAGAACTGTAGCAAATGTTGGCGAGGAAGATTCGCTCTACACAGTTAGTGTAGAAACGCCCAAGGGTGCAGGTTTGGAAGTGCTTGTGAATCCCAAAAAGCTGCACTTCACCAAAAATATCAGAAAGCTAAGTTATCAAGTGACTTTCAGGCATGACAACAGTACGGATTTAATCAACAGAAATGGGTTTGGATCAATCACATGGACTAGTGGAAAGTACAAAGTTCGTATCCCTTATGTTGTAACCTAGTCACCAGCAAACAAGCCTGTGATCTTTCTTCACTTTCCATTTATGCCCTTGTAATCCAGTTTTAACAACCCTATTCCTTCCTTGAAGGTAAAATAAAATCTTCTTTTAATGCTTGTGCTATATTAACAGAAAGTCCAGAAATATGGTGTTACTTGAATCATTTTAGAATTTCAAATCTAACCCCGTAGAGACTTCTTTGATGAAGTACGAAACTAGAGCTCATTCGATATCATCCCAGGTCACTAGGACATACGAGAGAAATTTGAATTAGTGGCAACTTATAATCTCCTAGTCTCATTTGTTCAAAGACTCCGTAATACAAGATATCTATGGAGCTACTCAGGTCAATGTACAtctttttaataataaaattattcaaCATCACTTTGGTGATAATCGCCTCATGGTTTTGGGAGACCACAAGGATGGGGTCCTGTAGTCCATAGGATATCACATCAGCGAGTCGGGAATTGGGTTTCATAAAGTCAAGAGTAGTTCCTAATATGTTTGCTTCCTAAAACATTGACTATCGCCTCCTGTGGGCTCCCCACTGATGGTATTAATTACTTAGACTACGTGCCTGTTAGGGTTAGGAGATTGGTCCCGTGGAGACCTATCCTCTCGTCGATCATTGGGATGAACGTATGGTCGGCACTCTCATCGATCGTCATGGTGACTATCCCGTCGATCATCCCTTCTATCATCTCAGGAGTCATCCCTTCCCCTTCTATTGATGAACTGTCTCAAATATCCTTGCTTGAGCAAGTTCTCTATTTCCTTCTTGAGGTCATTGCAATTCTCAGTTTCATGGCCAATGCCCCTATGATACGCGCAATAAAGGTTTTGGttcctttttttcctctttcccGACATTCTCAGAGGAGGAAGGCCCAAATCCTTTTGCTTCGTGACCATGAGAATGTGGGCTTAGGAAGTGTTAAGAGTGGTGAGGTCTTGTTCAACGATAGGGGGTTTCCCCTTTGAGATTTTGTCGAACCCGCTTCTTCCCTCTTGACTGGGTCCAGCCAAGTTATTCGTTGTGTTGTTGCTTTGTGCAAGCTATCCTCTCCTTTCCCAAGATGGTGAAGGAGCTTGAGTTTCTCTCTTTATCCAATTGGAGACTTGTCCCTGGATGAACTTGTCGGTCCTCAGCCAAAGCTCATTCAAAATAATTGGCTAATCTATATGCAACTCCATATTGAAGGTTCTCGAGTTTAACCCATGGATGAAGGTGGCCATAGTGACTTGATCCATTGGATCAAAAATTTGGATACTTTCTTCATTGAAGCAAGCTAGATAAGATTGAAGAGATTCATTTGGATGTTGTTTAATGTTCATAAGATATGTTGAAGTCTTGGTGATGGGCTGAGAAGAGATGAAACAATGGACGAATTGGTCCACCAACTGCTCTAGTGAGATTATACTCTCCGATTCCAATTTTCAGAACCATTTTCGAGCATACCTTGCAAGAAATATGGAAACACCCGACACATCACCACGTCAAGATCCCCTACAATCTGAATGCCGATAAGAATGCATGGAAATGGTTTTCAGGATCTCATTTTCCATCGTAAAATGGGACATTAGGCAACTTAAAGTTAGCTAGAAAAACTTCTTCATTAATGTCTGGGGTAAAATGGGAGGCCCTCATATAATCCCCATAAAGGGCCAATCCATATCTGGATCCTTCCCTATTATCCTTTCTTTGAAATGGGTTCTTGAGCAATGCTCGTGAAACTGAGGATACCTTAGAATGAACCTTACATTTTAATTTCATAAggttttctttctccttcttcCTCTTAGGATGATGATCATCCGAGTCATCCTCAGAAGAAGAAGATAGAGGAGTATCTTTGGGCTGTCTCCTAGAACACTGGGCCCTCTCCTTCCTTTTCATATGCCTAACAATCTCTTCAAAAAGCCTTGGTTTGGACACCATGAACTCGACCACCCGAGCTATAGCCTCTCTGTAAGGTTGAGAGTTCTCAAGAATTCCCTAGTCCCTCAAATCAGCTGTGCGACCTTCGAATGTTCGAGGATTTTGATTTCCATAATTGGAATGAGTTTTTgccattggaaactagagcaCTTGGATTCAACTTCATTCCCATAGACGATGCTAATTTTAGAAGCTCGAGATCAAACTTCTGAGGAGGGTTGAGATTGACAAGTCCGAGTTTGGAATCCCTGCAAGAAACCAAAGGCAAGGACGGGATTGACCCCCCGATTTGACTCCGATGCTTAAGTTACCAAAAGAAATGAGCTTGGTAATAAATAACCAAATAGGAATATTGTGAGAtcccgaaattttcttattttttaggcatttattttgttcttttgtgcatatattctatattttctttattatatgaatttttgggaatttttgtgagaaattatgatttttaaatcattttttttccaaaataagTTATTTCCTATGTTGATGGTGGGTACAGTGGATGTGGGACTCACTAGTGTGATAAGTGCGATAAATGTGGATAATTTGGAGAAGTTTTGTATACAAGGATTTTATTACGTGGTGTTATGAgctaattagaggttagctagttAAGTAGTATTATAAGATAAGAGGAGGAGATAACTCTTACAAGTGCCACATGTTGTATTCCTATTgggagttggactttgactagaGCTATCTCACATTTCCTaaatcaattttgaccaaaaattctcTCCATTTTCCCCCCTTTTGGCCATGCAAcactagagagaaaagaagagaggagCTTTAACTTTTGCCTTCCTTCCTTGCTTGGATCTTGTAAATCTACCATagaaattccaaatttctccacaaacGTGAGTTGACAAGTGAGTTTAAGGTCTTTGGTGGAGCCACTTGTGAAGAAGAACCACTAGCTACCTTGCTTCTTGTAGTTGATAAGGTGAGTTGTCAAGACATCTCCTCTTTGATGATAATAATGATCAATTAGTGCATTCTAGTGGTGAAGCATGTCATTTTGTGgaatatttcttgaattatggttgagtttgaccaattttcatatttattgaggatttttctgttttatatggtATATtatggttggccatggaatgatagcctTATATTGAGTAATATAGGGCCTCTATATGTTAATGGTGGTTTGTTGTGGAGAATTTCAGCTTTTAGaggaaaattttagttttagggttttatataTTTGGGGCTTTTCTATGGTTGGCTCATGAGCTTGTAATTGGTTGAGATTTAAGGGTAGTGAGACCCTAATGAGGTGTATTACTTAGCctataaaatatatatgtacTTGTGATCGTTTCATGTGAATATTGGTGATGAATGATAGGTTGGAAATGTgaaaattaaagggaaaatgctgtccaatgTTAAGGAGATTTGGTAATTTTGAGTTGAGAGTGTTTTTGGGTAGAATTGAAAaggttttgaggttgttcatacCTAACACCCACTGTCACTTCATTTTACTTCTAAGTTATATTATACTAGTAGTTCATTATAGTAGTTTGACTCGTGCTCGAGTCTCAATGGTGGTTTCTTGCTTATTATAGGTTGTGCCGGTGATCCGGGGCCTACATCTGAAGGAAAATTGTGAAGTTGCTTATTTGATTCAGTGAGTGTACCATTATATGGTTTATTGCTTAAATGACTGTTTGTACTTGTTTATGTGAACTTGGTTGGCTTGACTGGGACGAGAGTGTAATTCATCTCTCTCGTTCTCTTATCTGTATGACTGTTACTGTTTAACTGTGAAACTGTATTTGTACATGATTTAATGTCGTTTGGGACTATGACCAACGACTTAACTGTGATACCTGAGCTCATATCCCATTGGTtgttattcgagtcgagccggcaagggcctagGCGATTCGATAACCAACTATGGGTTTACTGTTAGCCGAGTGAAATGTTATTCCCTCGACCctgtggtatactcgagtatcgCCTCTCTAttactgtgaggtgttcggACCCGGCAAGGGGAATGTTCGGTGGAAGGAATGTGGTATAAAGTGGGATCTACGGTCTTGTTCCTTTCTtcaaaggttgacggagtgccAACGAATatgagatcaagtacggcaaatggaaagtggctcttgagagccaattgtaTCCTTTCATATTGGTTTACTTCTTTATGTGCCTTGGTTAACTATAGTGAAGTATGTTTATACTTGTGTGTCTTCTCGGTGCCtcacgagcgtaagctcaccctcgttacttttgttttccttacaggaacaaCTTTTGGAACAATGTTTTGAggagagttgagctagttaggcATTCTTTtgtttgtatagctcctcgattatgagaaaccctaaatgtatttagATTCCATgattccttttgatttgtaaaattTGTAATCAAGGATTTATGAAAGTGTTTCATGTGTATATGTTACCTATATACTGCTTGGTTATGCTCTTGTGGTATTGGTAGATGATGTTTCCTTGTTCTTGGTTGGATTTCGAGCCAATACGGAAGTTGAACGAAGAAAGAACAATTTTGGCGAGGTCACTGTTCACCAAATCCGGCCAaaaatccggccaagatctggccggatacctggccaAGAGCAGTCATACAAGAGTCTATACAAGAGCAGGATCCTTGGCCCGACGTGGTTTCCGCAGATGCCCTCGTGTAACTCGCGCAAGACGTAACTCTCCTCTTCAGGCGTCACGCATTTCAGCCACGGACGTAGATAGGATTTCCTATACAGCACTCCGTCTATGAGTACATACCTCTGTGATTTGATGAGGACTTTACGAGATTCTACTTTGTTTGAGGGCAGCTCTCCGTTGGCTAAGTACTGCACGATGGGATCCATCCACGAGCTCATCACTTGAATCACTGCAGTGTCCATCTGTTCATATGCTCGTCTTTTGACAACTTCTACCAGTACTTTCTTATTTAGCATGCCAAACGAGGTGGAGGCCAACTTGGAAAGGGCGTCAACTCTCTTGTTCCGACTTCGAGGGATCTGTTCGAGTGAGAAGAATTATTCGAACTGGCTCCCCAGTTCATGCACCTTAGAGGCATATGGTTCTTCCTTAATTTTGTAATTCCCCAAGACTTGGTTTACTATCAGCTGTGAGTCACTGTGGGCTTTTAGCGACTTAGCCCATAATTTTCTCGCCATCTTC
Above is a genomic segment from Coffea eugenioides isolate CCC68of chromosome 5, Ceug_1.0, whole genome shotgun sequence containing:
- the LOC113771189 gene encoding CO(2)-response secreted protease-like — protein: MEAVQAQENGVYIVYKGAAATSSIVARTNDYVQILSSLGERGEYRVIHRYNNGFSGFAARLSEEEAESIARRPGVVSVFRDPVLDLHTTHSWDFLKYQDDELGIGFSQQSTSTSSALHGEDIIIGIFDTGIWPESKSFSDEGLGPIPSRWKGTCMEAPDFSSSNCNRKLIGVRYYNNTDFDPSPFNTPRDQGGHGTHAAAIAAGNPARGAFYHGLAKGIARGGFPGSRIAAYRVCSHLYGCYGSAILKAFDDCRRFFNDAIADGVDILSVSAGIVTRKDFLTDPITIGAFHAVEKGILVVCSAGNRGLEENSIVNVVPWVLTVGASTIDRFFESNVVLGNNKVIQGGGIHFANIKRSPVYPVIDARSAKDPSETSESSASNCFPESLDKSKVKGKIVLCEDYLEESSDEERLQTVISLGGVGVILINYDEKTVASIYGSSPMTIITFQDADEIRSYINSTRNLVATILPTVVVDKYKPAPAVAYFSGTGPIYRNYNLIKPDVVAPGVDILAAWPSNETKTTPPFNIVSGTSMATPHVSAIAATVKSKYPSWSPSAIKSAIMTTAIQTDNLKAPIKNNNGNPATPYDFGSGQVSLSGPLQPGLVYDTEVIDYLQYLCNSGYNTSQIKLISSNLPADFSCSSNSSEEQMSNLNYPSIAVSYFYGHKSIKVKRTVANVGEEDSLYTVSVETPKGAGLEVLVNPKKLHFTKNIRKLSYQVTFRHDNSTDLINRNGFGSITWTSGKYKVRIPYVVT